Proteins encoded within one genomic window of Candidatus Acidiferrales bacterium:
- a CDS encoding amino acid permease — protein MASQLLRTKSIDKLISDSEQPGKRLRKTLGPLSLTALGIGAIIGTGIFILTGTAAAGETVLIPSVLKAPLLDVLLHGRNAVGLGGRPGAGPAIAISFALVAIACSFAALCYAELASMIPIAGSAYTYSYATLGEIFAWIIGWDLILEYAVSNMAVAVGFSAYLDSLFRLFGIHLPQALSQPAYSAAAGWSLHFNLPGFLIVMLLTVLLVIGIRESARANTAMVGVKLVAILIFIFAASRYIQPANWHPLMPNGWQGVLTGGAIVFFTYIGFDSVSTAAEECRRPQRDLPIGIIASLIVCAVLYVSVAIVLTGIRPFQTLANAAPVANALKQIGLGRIEFLVTVGALTGMISSLLVFQLGQARVWFAMSRDRLLPGAFSQVHPRFRTPHISTWIAGLVVAVPAAIFDIGTLADLANIGTLFAFMLVSTGVWVLRKKQPERKRGFRTPWVPVIPLLAIASCVILMASLPVETWLRFVIWLMIGLIIYTVYSRKRSELHIPSEGSVKDSS, from the coding sequence ATGGCCTCACAACTGCTGCGCACCAAGAGCATCGACAAACTTATTTCCGATTCCGAGCAGCCGGGCAAACGGCTGAGAAAAACGCTTGGCCCTCTCAGCCTCACTGCGCTCGGCATCGGGGCCATCATCGGAACCGGCATTTTCATCCTGACCGGAACGGCTGCCGCCGGCGAAACCGTGCTGATTCCCTCGGTGCTGAAGGCGCCCTTGCTCGATGTGCTTCTCCACGGCCGCAATGCGGTGGGTTTGGGCGGTCGCCCCGGCGCCGGCCCGGCGATTGCCATTTCCTTTGCCTTGGTGGCGATCGCATGCAGTTTTGCCGCCCTGTGTTACGCCGAGCTGGCTTCCATGATTCCCATCGCCGGCAGCGCCTACACTTACTCCTACGCCACGCTGGGCGAGATCTTTGCGTGGATTATCGGCTGGGACCTCATCCTGGAGTATGCGGTGAGCAACATGGCGGTGGCGGTAGGATTTTCCGCCTACCTGGACAGCTTGTTCCGGCTTTTCGGGATTCACCTCCCGCAAGCTCTGAGCCAACCGGCCTATAGTGCAGCCGCTGGCTGGTCGCTCCATTTCAATCTGCCGGGCTTTTTGATTGTGATGCTCTTGACCGTTCTTCTCGTGATCGGCATCCGCGAATCGGCCCGCGCCAATACGGCGATGGTGGGCGTAAAACTGGTGGCGATCCTGATTTTCATCTTTGCCGCCTCGCGTTACATCCAACCTGCCAACTGGCACCCGTTGATGCCCAACGGCTGGCAAGGGGTGCTCACCGGCGGCGCCATCGTGTTCTTTACCTATATCGGATTCGATTCCGTTTCGACGGCGGCGGAAGAATGCCGGCGGCCACAGCGTGATTTGCCGATTGGCATCATCGCCTCGCTGATCGTCTGCGCGGTGCTCTACGTCTCCGTGGCGATCGTATTGACCGGCATTCGCCCGTTTCAAACGCTGGCCAATGCCGCCCCGGTCGCCAACGCCCTGAAGCAAATCGGCCTGGGCCGGATCGAATTTCTGGTGACCGTGGGCGCGCTTACCGGGATGATCAGCTCCCTGCTGGTGTTTCAGCTCGGCCAGGCGCGCGTCTGGTTCGCGATGTCGCGCGACCGGCTGCTGCCCGGGGCGTTTTCGCAAGTTCATCCCAGGTTTCGCACCCCGCATATCTCAACCTGGATTGCCGGCCTGGTGGTGGCGGTCCCGGCAGCCATTTTTGACATCGGCACGCTGGCCGACCTCGCTAACATCGGCACGCTGTTTGCCTTCATGCTGGTTTCCACCGGGGTTTGGGTGCTGCGAAAAAAACAGCCGGAACGAAAACGAGGTTTTCGTACGCCCTGGGTGCCCGTCATCCCCTTGCTGGCCATAGCGTCGTGTGTCATCCTGATGGCGAGCCTGCCAGTGGAAACCTGGCTGCGTTTTGTGATTTGGCTGATGATCGGGCTGATTATCTATACCGTTTACAGCCGCAAGCGAAGCGAGCTTCACATTCCCTCTGAGGGATCGGTCAAGGATTCATCCTGA
- a CDS encoding UvrD-helicase domain-containing protein — MSLLDNLNPEQREAVTAIGGPVLVLAGAGSGKTRVITYRVAYLLQTGIAPERILAVTFTNKAAEQMKERVAALVGGLDPAPWISTFHSFCARLLRREIAALGYRRDFAIYDEEDQASVIKRALRQLGLDEAVFTPRSVAERISRAKNDSLAPELFFARAMSERDAKIASVYQAYEHLLRQASALDFDDLLLKAVLLLSKHGDVRERYNARFLHILVDEYQDTNRPQYELIRLLSERHKNLCVVGDEDQSIYGWRGADVGNILRFEKDFPGTRMIKLEQNYRSTQMILSAASAVVRKNERRIGKTLLAVRPGGETLRYFEAQDVEDEAAFVAAETDRFQRQARPKQSALHPQTDFGGQAPKSRIAVLYRTNFQSRPMEEALRRYGIHYRVVGGISFYERAEVKDLLAYARLGINPEDSAALLRIINVPPRGIGKATLESLHEAAKETNGSLWAALGSLIESAGGGRLRSVEPLRHFRRLVEEIAARISSLGLADLFRWILEHTGYLDMLQQALNHTGSGQAGGEEASPRLENLTELVNAAGEAEDRGETLEEFLDHSALMSDADEYDERAPVSLMTLHSAKGLEFESVFLIGMEEGLFPHARSLGTQEELEEERRLCYVGMTRAQDALTLTGARYRRFYGSDLAEVSEPSRFLSEIPFDSVERVGQEAARILYSDETVTYVRDDEYDQAQMRWRRNPASRRPRFDRGAGKPVPASRRLDPLIGQRVSHPTYGVGTVLAVEGDGPDRKITVSFPGYGRKKLVERYAKLERA; from the coding sequence ATGTCTCTATTGGACAATCTCAATCCCGAGCAACGCGAGGCGGTCACCGCGATTGGCGGGCCGGTGCTGGTGCTGGCCGGGGCCGGCAGCGGCAAAACCCGCGTCATTACCTACCGCGTGGCTTATCTCCTCCAGACTGGCATCGCCCCCGAGCGCATTCTGGCCGTCACCTTTACCAATAAAGCCGCCGAGCAGATGAAAGAGCGCGTCGCCGCTCTCGTGGGCGGGCTCGACCCGGCGCCCTGGATTTCCACGTTTCATTCCTTTTGCGCGCGGCTTCTGCGGCGGGAGATTGCTGCGCTCGGCTACCGCCGCGATTTCGCCATCTACGATGAAGAGGACCAGGCGTCGGTCATCAAACGGGCCCTGCGGCAGCTCGGGCTGGACGAAGCCGTGTTTACCCCGCGCAGCGTGGCGGAGCGCATCTCCCGCGCCAAGAACGACAGCCTTGCGCCCGAGCTGTTCTTTGCCCGGGCGATGAGCGAGCGCGACGCCAAGATTGCTTCCGTCTATCAAGCCTACGAGCACTTGCTGCGGCAGGCGAGCGCGCTTGACTTTGACGACTTATTGCTCAAGGCCGTCTTGCTCCTCAGCAAACATGGCGACGTCCGCGAGCGCTATAACGCGCGCTTCCTTCACATCCTGGTGGACGAATACCAGGACACCAACCGGCCGCAGTACGAACTGATTCGATTGCTGAGCGAGCGCCACAAAAATCTTTGCGTCGTGGGCGATGAAGACCAATCCATCTACGGCTGGCGCGGCGCCGATGTCGGCAACATCCTCCGCTTCGAGAAGGATTTTCCAGGCACGCGCATGATCAAGCTCGAGCAAAACTATCGCTCGACCCAGATGATCCTCTCGGCGGCGAGCGCAGTGGTGCGGAAGAACGAGCGGCGCATCGGCAAGACCTTGCTGGCCGTCCGCCCGGGCGGCGAAACACTGCGCTATTTTGAAGCCCAAGATGTGGAGGACGAAGCCGCGTTCGTGGCAGCGGAGACGGACCGCTTCCAGCGGCAAGCCCGCCCAAAACAAAGTGCTTTGCATCCCCAAACAGATTTTGGCGGGCAAGCGCCCAAGAGCCGGATCGCTGTTCTCTACCGGACGAACTTCCAATCGCGGCCCATGGAGGAAGCGCTCCGCCGGTACGGCATCCATTATCGTGTTGTGGGCGGGATCAGCTTTTACGAGCGGGCCGAGGTAAAAGACTTGCTGGCCTACGCGCGGCTGGGCATCAACCCGGAAGACAGCGCCGCGCTGCTCCGCATCATCAATGTCCCGCCCCGCGGCATCGGCAAAGCCACCCTGGAGTCGCTGCACGAGGCCGCGAAAGAAACAAATGGTTCCCTCTGGGCCGCTCTCGGCTCCCTCATCGAATCCGCCGGCGGCGGCCGCTTGCGGTCGGTCGAACCGCTTCGCCATTTTCGCCGCCTGGTGGAGGAGATTGCCGCCAGGATTTCCTCGCTTGGGCTGGCCGATCTTTTCCGCTGGATCCTCGAGCACACCGGCTACCTGGACATGCTCCAGCAGGCCCTGAACCATACTGGTTCAGGGCAGGCGGGTGGAGAGGAAGCTTCGCCGCGGCTCGAAAACCTGACCGAGCTGGTCAACGCTGCCGGCGAGGCCGAGGACCGCGGCGAGACACTCGAGGAGTTTTTGGACCATTCGGCGCTGATGAGCGACGCTGACGAATATGATGAGCGCGCGCCGGTGTCGCTCATGACCCTTCACAGCGCCAAAGGACTCGAATTCGAAAGCGTCTTCCTGATCGGGATGGAAGAGGGGCTCTTTCCGCACGCGCGCTCGCTCGGCACCCAGGAAGAACTGGAAGAGGAGCGCCGGCTGTGTTACGTGGGCATGACCCGCGCCCAGGACGCCCTCACCCTTACCGGCGCGCGCTACCGGCGCTTCTACGGAAGCGATTTGGCGGAGGTGAGCGAGCCTTCCCGCTTTCTCTCCGAGATCCCTTTCGACTCGGTCGAGCGGGTAGGCCAGGAGGCGGCCCGCATCCTTTACTCCGATGAGACCGTAACCTACGTGCGCGACGATGAATACGATCAGGCGCAGATGCGATGGCGGCGCAACCCGGCCAGCCGCCGGCCCCGATTTGATCGGGGCGCGGGCAAGCCCGTGCCCGCCTCGCGTCGCCTGGACCCGCTCATCGGCCAGCGCGTCAGCCATCCCACCTACGGCGTCGGCACGGTGCTGGCCGTCGAGGGCGATGGCCCCGACCGGAAGATTACCGTCAGTTTTCCGGGCTACGGCCGAAAAAAGCTGGTCGAACGATACGCCAAACTCGAGAGGGCCTGA